From one Salvelinus alpinus chromosome 14, SLU_Salpinus.1, whole genome shotgun sequence genomic stretch:
- the LOC139538197 gene encoding trace amine-associated receptor 13c-like, producing MEKHEDVQYCFQERNSSCRKARLSTSIYITLYIFFSLFSAVTVFLNVLVIISISHFKQLHTPTNLLILSLAASDLLVGLIVIPVVTVAIMEPCWGFGEYFCVFHAYVSFLCTSLSLGNLVLISIDRYVAVCDPLLYHSKITITRIMCCIFITWCCCIIYRAGIIKHFVNVQVRSRCLKECFTVEITWSNIIDLVITTVVPCSIIITLYMNIFVVARSQARKVFSKEAASVSGVKTAQANKSERKAAKTLSIVVFNYLICWIPFLFSSFFLVSFLSDNLSFIIGLLPLVNSFINPIIYAFFYPWFKVTAKHILTLNLCLTNISLI from the coding sequence ATGGAGAAACATGAAGATGTTCAATACTGTTTTCAAGAGAGAAACTCTTCCTGCAGAAAGGCTCGGCTATCGACATCTATCTACATAACACTGTACATCTTCTTCTCATTGTTTTCAGCGGTTACAGTATTTTTGAACGTACTGGTGatcatctccatctctcacttCAAGCAGCTCCACACTCCAACCAACCTGCTCATCCTCTCTCTGGCTGCGTCAGATCTCCTGGTGGGACTGATTGTGATACCAGTAGTGACTGTAGCAATAATGGAACCATGCTGGGGTTTTGGggaatatttctgtgtgtttcatGCATACGTCTCTTTTTTATGTACTTCTTTATCTCTGGGTAATTTGGTCTTGATATCTATTGACCGCTATGTTGCTGTGTGTGATCCCTTATTGTACCActctaaaataacaataacaagaatTATGTGTTGTATATTCATTACCTGGTGTTGTTGTATCATATATCGTGCCGGTATTATAAAACACTTTGTAAATGTACAAGTACGAAGTAGGTGTTTGAAAGAATGTTTCACTGTTGAAATAACATGGAGTAATATAATTGACCTTGTAATTACAACGGTTGTCCCGTGCTCTATTATTATAACACTTTATATGAACATCTTTGTGGTGGCCAGATCACAGGCCAGAAAGGTATTTTCTAAAGAGGCTGCCAGTGTGTCTGGTGTTAAAACTGCACAGGCAAATAAGTCTGAGAGAAAAGCAGCAAAAACTCTTTCTATTGTTGTTTTCAACTATCTCATTTGTTGGATTCCATTTCtattttcttctttctttcttgtGTCTTTTTTAAGTGACAATTTATCATTTATCATCGGTCTTCTACCACTTGTTAATTCTTTTATCAATCCAATAATTTATGCTTTCTTTTATCCATGGTTCAAAGTGACAGCTAAACATATTTTAACTCTGAACCTATGTTTGACAAACATAAGTTTAATATAG